Below is a window of bacterium DNA.
TCGCATGACGAACAATGTTTGTGATTGCTTCCTGTGCCACTCGAAAACAAACCGTCTCTAAATCGGAAGAAAGAGCATCCGGATCCAAAGTAGCTTCAAAATGTACACCAAACCCGGCCAGATTGGAGGTCCTGGAAACATGCCATCGTAAAGCGGCAACGAGACCGAGATCATCCAGAATCAAAGGCCGCAGATCTAATGAGAGATTCCGTACTTGATTCAACAATTTTTCCACTATCGAAATGCTCTCCTGCCAGTGTAACGAAGTTTGGCACGCTTCATCCGAACCTTCCAATTCTTCAAGATGAATTCGTAAAGCAGTTAAGGCCTGACCCATTTCGTCATGTAATTCTCGAGCCAGCTTGTGTTTTTCCGCCTCTTGCACTTCAAGCAAGCGTCCCGAAAGCGTTTTCAACCGTTGATGTGCCAGACGTAATTGATCGAAAAGTCGAGCACTTTGGATCGCCAGAGCAACCTGATTTGCGATTTCACGGGCAATTTGCAAATGTTCAGCGGTAAATCCTGATGGCTTGCTCATACCTAAATTGATCGATCCGATAAGGCTACCTTGGGAAAGTAGAGGAAGATTGACATAGGATCGCAACCTGCCAAAAGGCAAAGTCGCAGTTAGCGGAAGATAGTCATGGGCATCCAGTTTGTCTTTTATGTATTGTACCTGTCCCTGCACCAACAGGCCGGTGTCATCACCAGAGGCATCCAAAAAAAAATGATTTTCTGCGATACTCCTGTCGTTTCCTTCTAAGGCGAGGATTTGACCTTGTCCATGCTGAAAGTCAAACAATGTAACGGTCCCCACTTGAAACGGGATCAGAGACCGCATTCTTCCTAGCGCTTCCTCTGCAATTTTTTCCGAAGATCCGGCCGAAAGAATCATCCGGTCAATCTCATGCAGCGCTGCAAAAATGCGGATGGCTTCTTCAGCTTTCTTTCGTTCTGTATTGTCACGAGTAAGCATCGAATAACCTCTCAGAATATCTCCTTTCTCCTTCAACGGAGTTATAATCACGTCGGCCCAGAATTGCTCATCCCCCTTTCGTAAACGCCAGCCTTCCTCTGCATATTTTTCGAAGTCGCGAGCCACTTTTA
It encodes the following:
- a CDS encoding PAS domain S-box protein, translated to ICSTWMLMISIGIVDAFTGPELSLSPFYLIPVFISAYFVGLWSGVAISVASIFVYLVGDRILSISYSRSTIPFWNAAVRLSLFLAVAYVLAKRRIAEEKLARSEERFRLLVDGVKDYAIVMLDREGRIISWNKGAEKIYGFTNEEILDRHFSCFYFKGDMESRKPDIDLKVARDFEKYAEEGWRLRKGDEQFWADVIITPLKEKGDILRGYSMLTRDNTERKKAEEAIRIFAALHEIDRMILSAGSSEKIAEEALGRMRSLIPFQVGTVTLFDFQHGQGQILALEGNDRSIAENHFFLDASGDDTGLLVQGQVQYIKDKLDAHDYLPLTATLPFGRLRSYVNLPLLSQGSLIGSINLGMSKPSGFTAEHLQIAREIANQVALAIQSARLFDQLRLAHQRLKTLSGRLLEVQEAEKHKLARELHDEMGQALTALRIHLEELEGSDEACQTSLHWQESISIVEKLLNQVRNLSLDLRPLILDDLGLVAALRWHVSRTSNLAGFGVHFEATLDPDALSSDLETVCFRVAQEAITNIVRHASATHVNVELTSKNDEVCLLIKDDGKGFDVEHAQSCALKGESLGLLGMKERVMLAGGCVEIESVPSFGTEVRVRLPLKPKEMVLPI